A stretch of the Vulcanisaeta souniana JCM 11219 genome encodes the following:
- a CDS encoding thiolase family protein — MGKAYITGFHQVIEKESRRSFFELIGETVQRTLEMGGISIDEADGLGIVHTTAVDERPIRIMLANQVANYLGIGRLRYIDVAEFGGASFNALVYRAVKAVENGLARAVLVIGGGKSSVFRRRGIDEGLVARNYVSTHRVIEFLPTSDYAMVALRYSHVYNATDEGRAMIAVRERANARYNKDAIFREPISVADVLNSPMVSYPLRLLEVVMPVDGMSTFLIVNESLAGKSKITPTSILGYGEAHDPSPLFDRDDILNTVIPISAGKALSEANIGINDIDLFMLYDAYTIMIVLELEGIGLAEKGLGWRFAEDHDFSPSSTYPINVNGGSLNTGQPAYMSGGVILTEALTQLSGMAGERQVKGARRALVNAIGGILNHSTTLVLGV; from the coding sequence ATGGGAAAGGCATACATAACGGGCTTTCACCAGGTAATTGAGAAGGAGAGCAGGAGAAGCTTCTTTGAATTGATTGGCGAGACCGTACAAAGGACGCTTGAGATGGGTGGTATCAGTATTGATGAGGCGGATGGGTTGGGCATTGTTCACACCACCGCGGTTGATGAAAGGCCGATCAGGATAATGCTCGCCAACCAAGTCGCCAATTATCTGGGCATTGGGAGGCTTAGGTACATTGACGTGGCCGAGTTTGGCGGTGCCTCATTCAATGCCCTTGTTTATCGGGCCGTTAAGGCAGTGGAGAATGGGCTTGCGAGGGCTGTCTTGGTAATTGGCGGTGGCAAGAGTAGCGTATTTAGGAGGAGGGGCATTGATGAGGGTCTTGTGGCTAGGAACTACGTAAGTACCCACAGGGTTATTGAGTTCCTACCAACCAGTGACTACGCCATGGTGGCCTTGAGGTACTCACACGTGTATAACGCCACTGATGAGGGCAGGGCAATGATCGCCGTCAGGGAGAGGGCCAATGCTAGGTATAATAAGGATGCAATATTCAGGGAGCCGATAAGTGTTGCCGATGTATTGAACTCACCAATGGTGAGTTACCCACTGAGGCTACTGGAGGTTGTGATGCCTGTGGATGGTATGTCGACTTTCCTAATCGTTAATGAGAGCTTGGCTGGGAAGTCGAAGATCACGCCCACCTCTATCCTTGGCTATGGCGAGGCCCACGATCCAAGCCCACTCTTTGATAGGGATGACATCTTGAATACGGTTATCCCAATAAGCGCAGGCAAGGCGCTTAGCGAGGCCAACATTGGCATAAACGATATTGACCTATTCATGCTTTACGACGCATACACAATAATGATCGTGCTGGAGCTAGAGGGTATTGGCTTGGCCGAGAAGGGTTTGGGTTGGCGGTTCGCGGAGGATCATGATTTCTCGCCATCGTCAACATACCCAATAAACGTTAATGGCGGTTCCCTAAACACCGGACAACCAGCGTACATGAGCGGCGGCGTGATACTTACAGAGGCATTAACCCAACTGTCCGGCATGGCCGGTGAAAGGCAGGTTAAGGGAGCCCGTAGGGCACTTGTCAATGCAATTGGCGGCATACTTAATCACTCAACAACCTTGGTCCTTGGTGTTTAG
- a CDS encoding Zn-ribbon domain-containing OB-fold protein: protein MELEELLKEYNRIYENGLVPITRCRACGYKFHMPRTRCPRCGSTNLEVIGYGEGTIYSYTIIERGLPTKTIVVLVDFDGAKVKANYVGDLNALRIGARVRVVRRDGNIYFTNY from the coding sequence ATGGAACTCGAAGAATTACTGAAGGAGTACAATAGAATCTATGAAAATGGGTTAGTGCCAATAACACGGTGCAGGGCATGTGGCTATAAGTTCCACATGCCAAGGACCAGGTGTCCCAGGTGCGGCTCAACGAACCTGGAGGTTATTGGCTACGGCGAGGGCACCATCTACTCATACACAATAATAGAGAGGGGATTGCCAACAAAGACAATAGTCGTTCTCGTGGACTTCGATGGAGCCAAGGTTAAGGCGAATTACGTTGGTGATTTGAATGCGCTGAGGATAGGGGCTAGGGTCAGGGTTGTTAGGAGGGATGGTAATATATACTTTACAAATTATTAA
- a CDS encoding 3-hydroxyacyl-CoA dehydrogenase — MVERILIVGFGTMGSGIAEVFAMNGFEVNVYDAYRDVIPKSLEGIRWSLGKLREKGSLREDVDTVMKRIHVFDNLGNAARGVDLVIEAVFEDPKVKHQVYRELEGYVGKDVIIASNTSGIPITYLQSVLQYKGRFAGFHWFNPPVLMRLVEVIKGRDTSDETAGALMDLARRVGKEPILVRRDVRGFIANRVFGVLSTQVFILYMRGIYDYRAMDSALIYRLGLPMGVFALTDFTGGIKLSYESRNLFEEIDRVAPETESSKGLAKARTFVFSLIEKMYREGRIGIRTGKGFYEYPEPGRWVRPDIPRELADRVNLLDLLAPMVNESLRMERLGICTRGDIDKALKLGYNWPKGLFEIYGRDFTATDVVNTLRRMSDLIPDLREFYEPDPALLNEAK, encoded by the coding sequence ATGGTCGAGAGAATTCTCATAGTTGGATTTGGGACCATGGGGAGCGGTATAGCCGAGGTCTTTGCCATGAATGGCTTTGAGGTAAATGTCTATGATGCTTACAGGGACGTGATACCCAAGAGCCTTGAGGGTATTAGGTGGAGCCTTGGTAAGCTACGTGAGAAGGGCTCTCTTCGTGAGGACGTTGATACCGTCATGAAGAGGATTCATGTGTTTGATAATCTGGGTAATGCGGCCAGGGGTGTTGATTTGGTAATTGAGGCTGTGTTCGAGGATCCAAAGGTTAAGCACCAGGTGTATAGGGAGTTGGAGGGTTACGTCGGTAAGGACGTAATAATAGCGAGCAACACAAGCGGTATACCAATAACCTACTTGCAATCGGTGCTTCAGTATAAGGGTAGATTCGCGGGCTTCCACTGGTTTAATCCGCCGGTTCTCATGAGGCTTGTGGAAGTTATAAAGGGCAGGGATACCAGTGATGAGACGGCCGGCGCACTCATGGACCTGGCAAGGAGGGTTGGTAAGGAGCCTATTCTCGTTAGGCGCGATGTAAGGGGTTTCATAGCCAATAGGGTGTTTGGTGTACTGAGTACGCAGGTCTTCATACTATATATGCGGGGCATCTATGACTATAGGGCGATGGACTCGGCGTTGATCTATAGACTTGGACTCCCCATGGGCGTCTTCGCACTCACGGACTTCACCGGGGGAATAAAGCTAAGTTATGAGAGTAGGAACCTATTTGAGGAGATAGATAGGGTGGCGCCTGAGACCGAGTCATCCAAGGGGCTGGCTAAGGCAAGAACGTTTGTGTTCAGCCTAATTGAGAAAATGTACAGGGAGGGTAGGATAGGCATAAGGACTGGGAAGGGGTTCTATGAATACCCGGAGCCGGGCAGGTGGGTTAGGCCGGATATACCGAGGGAATTGGCTGACAGGGTGAATTTACTGGACCTGCTGGCGCCCATGGTCAACGAATCACTAAGAATGGAGAGGCTGGGTATATGCACCAGGGGTGATATAGACAAGGCACTAAAGCTTGGCTATAACTGGCCAAAGGGCTTATTTGAAATATACGGCAGGGACTTCACTGCAACGGATGTGGTGAATACGCTTAGGAGGATGAGCGACTTGATCCCAGACCTAAGGGAGTTCTATGAACCAGACCCGGCACTACTAAATGAGGCTAAGTGA
- a CDS encoding B3/B4 domain-containing protein, which translates to MRFSIDVRLRGKVFVGVGVVRNVRNSEYPGGLLSVIDDTVREVRSRYSLDSLKDDPIIRYYRDFYWHELGIDPTKQRPAQEALLRRVLRGEDLPRINPMVDIGNAASIKYLVPIGLYDIDSFGGRDLVISYARDGEVFNPIGSPRKSLTSNQIILSTVDGLILHVYPYRDSETTKMRPETRNVLIVTAGVPGIDEDRLVNSAQFIINLAVKYLGGNAHVNPTVVRDERDINA; encoded by the coding sequence GTGAGATTCTCGATAGATGTTAGGCTCAGGGGTAAGGTCTTCGTTGGCGTGGGCGTTGTTCGTAATGTTAGGAACAGCGAGTACCCGGGTGGGTTGTTGAGTGTGATTGATGATACGGTCAGGGAAGTTAGGTCTAGGTATAGCCTTGATAGTCTCAAGGATGACCCAATCATCAGGTATTACAGGGACTTCTACTGGCACGAGCTTGGTATAGACCCGACAAAGCAGAGGCCTGCCCAGGAGGCTTTGCTTAGGAGGGTTCTTAGGGGTGAGGATTTGCCGAGGATCAACCCAATGGTTGATATTGGTAATGCGGCGAGTATAAAGTACCTCGTGCCCATTGGGCTTTACGACATCGATAGTTTTGGTGGTAGAGACTTGGTCATTAGTTATGCCAGGGATGGCGAGGTCTTCAACCCAATCGGCTCACCACGGAAATCCTTAACCAGCAACCAGATCATACTCTCGACGGTGGATGGCCTAATACTGCATGTGTATCCCTATAGGGATTCCGAGACCACCAAGATGAGGCCTGAGACGAGGAATGTCTTAATCGTAACCGCTGGAGTGCCCGGCATCGATGAAGATAGGCTAGTTAATTCCGCCCAATTCATAATTAATCTGGCGGTTAAGTACCTGGGAGGAAACGCCCACGTTAATCCTACAGTGGTTAGGGATGAAAGGGATATAAACGCGTGA
- a CDS encoding exosome complex RNA-binding protein Csl4 translates to MSKEVVVPGDVVGIAEEYLPGENVEVGVDGKLRAQVMGVVIRNDKEHVISVKPIRGSNLLLRVNDVVYGKVVAIPNDRVVIVKIIGVENNGSRTVLKDDATGIIPPSQLLNGRNGSASEVLGIGDIVRARVISKDPPYTLTLRDAQLGVVYAKCPRCGHPLKWKSGELLQCPNCGAVVRRKVSLVEYWA, encoded by the coding sequence ATGAGTAAGGAGGTTGTTGTTCCAGGAGATGTTGTTGGTATTGCTGAGGAATACCTGCCTGGGGAGAACGTGGAGGTTGGTGTGGATGGTAAATTAAGGGCTCAGGTCATGGGGGTGGTCATACGTAATGATAAGGAGCATGTGATCAGTGTTAAACCCATAAGGGGTAGTAATTTGTTGTTGAGGGTGAACGATGTTGTTTATGGTAAGGTTGTGGCGATACCAAATGATAGGGTCGTCATTGTGAAGATAATCGGTGTTGAGAATAATGGTAGCAGGACAGTGCTAAAGGATGACGCGACGGGTATAATACCGCCATCTCAACTGTTGAATGGGAGGAACGGCAGTGCCAGTGAGGTTCTCGGCATTGGCGATATAGTTAGGGCCAGGGTGATATCGAAGGACCCACCTTACACATTGACTTTAAGGGATGCGCAGCTTGGCGTGGTTTATGCCAAGTGCCCTAGGTGTGGCCATCCGTTAAAGTGGAAGAGTGGGGAGTTGCTTCAGTGCCCTAATTGTGGCGCCGTGGTTAGGCGTAAGGTTAGCCTTGTTGAGTATTGGGCTTGA
- the surE gene encoding 5'/3'-nucleotidase SurE — translation MAKILVTNDDGIYSPGLRMLYEYVKDLGEVYVVAPETPKSASGLGITLHKPLRVSVMDLCGFKVYATSGTPSDTIYLAALEITGNVDLVLSGINIGDNTSMQVILSSGTLGAAFQAALLGIPAIAYSVDVESGDELEGNEELEPVLRAVVRESVMFVLRHGMPRGVDVISINFPRTISRDIKVKLVRASKLKFSEKIDVRVDPRGGKYYWLFGSLIEPEENTDTYVVHREGNIALTPLTLDMNAMGPRQEVGMDSLNRLVNALNTALPRF, via the coding sequence GTGGCCAAGATACTCGTAACAAACGACGACGGTATATACAGCCCAGGGCTCAGGATGCTGTATGAATACGTAAAGGACCTAGGCGAGGTATATGTCGTTGCACCGGAGACCCCCAAATCGGCCTCCGGCCTCGGCATAACGCTTCACAAGCCTCTTAGGGTCTCGGTGATGGACCTATGCGGCTTTAAGGTATATGCGACATCCGGTACGCCCTCCGACACGATATACTTAGCGGCCTTGGAAATAACGGGTAATGTCGACCTCGTCCTCTCGGGTATAAACATTGGTGATAACACGTCAATGCAGGTAATACTATCGTCAGGAACCCTCGGCGCCGCATTCCAGGCGGCACTGCTTGGTATCCCGGCCATTGCGTACTCGGTCGATGTTGAGAGTGGTGATGAGCTTGAGGGTAATGAGGAGCTTGAGCCTGTGCTTAGGGCTGTGGTTAGGGAGTCGGTTATGTTCGTGCTTAGGCACGGAATGCCCAGGGGCGTTGATGTAATTAGCATAAACTTCCCAAGGACTATTAGTAGGGACATTAAGGTTAAGCTTGTTAGGGCTTCGAAGCTTAAGTTCTCCGAGAAGATCGACGTTAGGGTCGACCCACGTGGAGGTAAGTACTACTGGTTGTTTGGTTCATTGATTGAACCTGAGGAGAATACGGACACCTACGTAGTGCATAGGGAGGGCAATATCGCGCTTACGCCGCTGACCCTGGACATGAATGCCATGGGCCCGCGGCAGGAGGTCGGCATGGACAGCCTCAATAGGCTTGTTAATGCGCTAAATACGGCATTACCGCGCTTCTGA
- the ileS gene encoding isoleucine--tRNA ligase: MSVIDSRFTLETQFDVKRIEEFVRQYWREANIEGKWHEGPANAGKWFTFLEGPPTTNGFPHVGHIRGRTYKDVVLKYHRLLGYRVWAQGGWDEQGLPVEIEVEKKLGLRTKKDIEKVGYEKFSLECNSLVDYYLERWREIGTRRLGLWLDLERAYETRRPYYIEHVWAFLKNAWKKGLLFEDYRVLPFCPRCETALSDAEVDQGYEDREDPSIFVKFPVEGASNTYLVIWTTTPWTLVDNEAVAVNPNFNYALVKVNVNNTTEYLWLAEPLVPKLMEKFGIKDYEIVRVVKGSELAGTRYRHIYMERVPIHASHIDKAHYVVLADFVTLEDGTGLVHIAPAHGPEDFEVAKKYGLPVTNSVEINGIFNENGGGFRGKYWLDVSQEVMDDLKNRGLLLRHETIVHAYPHCWRCGTPLIYRSDRQWFIRVSAYRDKLVEELKKVKIHPDFLRDRFDNWVANARDWTISRSRVWGTPLPIWRCKDDPGKVLVIGSMDELRKYAKFIPNVPSEMLVHRPWVDMVRIETEDCREWVREPFVVDVWMDSGVAWIASVDGLRNKELFDRLYPYDWVTEAIDQTRGWFYSLLVTSVLWMGRAPYKSILISGHVVDKYGQKMSKSKGNVIWAEDLFNKWGADPTRLYLLIKSAPWDTMSVDPDEIAETRSVLSILWNVVKFADTYMALDKFDPAVHRLEELMGRGLIEDRWMLSRFHSRLRRFISYMNNMELHMAAREWVNLVVDDLSHGYIRLIRRRVWTEESREDKYVAYAVLYRVIKGALIMGSALVPHVTEYLWNAFIRKFEREEAISVHLMSIPRVSEEYIDEKLEGAFELLFALFSDIAEMRNRIKVKLRWPLARAMVKVEGGDQGMLGQVKHLLEYLANVKEVQFVGDLGQCNENEYVRAQGKGYEICLSKVMDKRLYYEALAREVVRRIQTMRAKANLRVDERIRVYVSTGSNDLLTAISEFRDYIMNEVRAVDIVSNRASTNALTMDWDIEDMRVQIGIERIP; the protein is encoded by the coding sequence GTGTCCGTTATTGATTCACGTTTTACTCTGGAGACTCAGTTCGATGTAAAAAGGATTGAGGAGTTTGTTAGGCAGTATTGGCGTGAGGCGAACATTGAGGGTAAGTGGCATGAAGGACCTGCGAATGCCGGCAAGTGGTTTACTTTTCTTGAGGGTCCGCCAACTACTAATGGTTTTCCGCATGTTGGTCATATTAGGGGTAGGACGTATAAGGACGTTGTCCTCAAGTACCATAGGCTACTTGGTTATAGGGTTTGGGCCCAGGGTGGTTGGGATGAGCAGGGGTTGCCCGTGGAGATCGAGGTTGAGAAGAAGCTTGGGCTCAGGACTAAGAAGGATATTGAGAAGGTGGGTTATGAGAAGTTCAGCCTTGAGTGTAACTCACTGGTTGATTACTACCTTGAGAGGTGGAGGGAGATTGGCACGAGAAGGCTTGGCCTATGGCTTGACCTGGAAAGGGCCTATGAGACTAGGAGACCTTACTACATAGAGCATGTTTGGGCCTTCCTAAAGAATGCCTGGAAAAAGGGGCTTTTATTCGAGGATTATAGGGTATTACCATTCTGCCCAAGGTGTGAAACGGCGCTCAGTGATGCTGAGGTTGACCAGGGTTATGAGGATAGGGAGGACCCATCAATATTCGTTAAGTTCCCCGTTGAGGGAGCAAGTAATACCTACTTGGTTATTTGGACGACAACGCCCTGGACCCTTGTTGATAATGAGGCCGTGGCCGTTAATCCCAATTTTAACTACGCATTGGTTAAGGTCAATGTTAATAACACCACGGAGTACCTATGGCTCGCCGAGCCCCTTGTACCCAAGTTGATGGAGAAATTCGGAATTAAGGATTATGAAATTGTTAGGGTTGTTAAGGGTTCAGAATTGGCTGGGACTAGGTATAGGCACATATACATGGAGAGAGTGCCAATACATGCAAGTCACATTGATAAGGCTCATTACGTGGTCTTGGCTGACTTCGTGACCCTTGAGGACGGTACTGGTTTAGTTCACATAGCCCCTGCTCACGGTCCTGAGGACTTTGAGGTAGCTAAGAAGTATGGTTTGCCTGTGACGAATTCCGTGGAAATAAACGGTATATTCAATGAAAACGGCGGTGGATTCCGTGGTAAGTACTGGCTCGACGTGTCCCAAGAAGTCATGGATGATTTAAAGAATAGGGGTTTGCTCCTTCGTCATGAGACCATAGTGCACGCCTACCCACACTGCTGGAGGTGCGGTACACCACTGATCTATAGGTCTGATAGGCAGTGGTTCATTAGGGTGTCCGCATACAGGGATAAGCTGGTTGAGGAGCTTAAGAAGGTGAAGATACATCCCGACTTCCTGAGGGATAGGTTCGATAATTGGGTTGCGAATGCCAGGGATTGGACGATATCGAGAAGTAGGGTTTGGGGTACGCCACTACCTATATGGCGTTGCAAGGATGATCCAGGCAAGGTCTTGGTCATAGGCTCAATGGATGAGTTGAGGAAGTATGCAAAGTTCATACCCAATGTGCCAAGTGAGATGCTTGTTCATAGGCCTTGGGTTGACATGGTAAGGATAGAAACCGAGGACTGCAGGGAGTGGGTTAGGGAACCCTTCGTTGTTGATGTTTGGATGGACAGTGGCGTGGCATGGATAGCCAGTGTTGATGGTCTCAGGAATAAGGAGTTGTTTGATAGGTTGTACCCATATGACTGGGTTACAGAGGCGATAGACCAGACGAGGGGTTGGTTCTACTCATTACTGGTGACCTCGGTGCTATGGATGGGTAGGGCGCCGTATAAGTCCATATTGATCAGTGGCCATGTTGTTGATAAGTATGGACAGAAGATGAGTAAGTCCAAGGGTAATGTGATTTGGGCCGAGGATCTATTCAATAAGTGGGGTGCTGACCCAACGAGACTTTACCTACTGATTAAGTCAGCCCCCTGGGATACAATGTCCGTTGACCCTGATGAAATAGCCGAGACAAGGAGCGTACTATCGATACTGTGGAATGTGGTTAAATTTGCAGATACCTACATGGCGCTCGATAAGTTTGATCCAGCTGTGCATAGACTTGAGGAGTTAATGGGTAGGGGATTGATTGAGGATAGGTGGATGCTCAGTAGGTTCCATAGTAGGTTGCGTAGGTTCATTAGTTATATGAATAACATGGAGTTGCATATGGCGGCTAGGGAATGGGTCAACTTGGTGGTTGATGACTTGAGTCATGGCTATATTAGGTTGATTAGGCGTAGGGTTTGGACTGAGGAGAGTAGGGAGGATAAGTACGTAGCCTATGCAGTGCTGTATAGGGTCATTAAGGGTGCATTGATAATGGGCTCTGCGCTTGTGCCCCATGTAACTGAGTATCTGTGGAATGCTTTCATAAGGAAGTTCGAGAGGGAGGAAGCAATAAGTGTGCATTTAATGTCAATACCGAGGGTAAGCGAGGAGTACATTGATGAGAAGCTAGAGGGTGCCTTCGAACTGTTATTTGCCTTGTTCTCAGACATTGCTGAAATGAGGAATAGGATTAAGGTGAAGTTGAGGTGGCCATTGGCAAGGGCCATGGTTAAGGTTGAGGGAGGAGACCAAGGCATGCTGGGACAGGTAAAGCACTTACTTGAGTACCTGGCTAATGTTAAGGAGGTTCAGTTTGTCGGCGACTTAGGTCAATGCAATGAGAATGAGTATGTTAGGGCTCAGGGTAAGGGTTATGAGATATGTCTTAGTAAGGTAATGGATAAGAGACTGTACTATGAGGCGTTGGCTAGGGAGGTAGTGAGGCGTATACAGACCATGAGGGCCAAGGCAAACCTTAGGGTTGATGAGAGGATTAGGGTTTACGTGAGTACAGGGAGTAACGATTTGCTCACTGCAATAAGTGAGTTTAGGGATTACATAATGAATGAGGTTAGGGCTGTGGATATAGTGAGCAATAGGGCGTCAACCAATGCCCTTACAATGGATTGGGATATTGAAGACATGAGGGTTCAGATAGGGATAGAACGCATACCCTAA
- a CDS encoding ASCH domain-containing protein — protein sequence MRRVVYLGRHLMLKSKYLDKLSNGRFTTIRLGIVRPRYREVFIHSGGAVVAKARIVNVSYKRISDLTDDDAVMDGFTSRQVLIDELRRIYDDVSDDDWVTILMLEVTRMIGYRDDDSVGLSPVDIARFALRYNVPMNEEERRILQELINEGSIRRAAIKLFGSFKGRVIIRRIVRRALKHLVNMGVLNDH from the coding sequence ATGCGTAGGGTCGTTTACCTAGGTAGACACCTAATGCTTAAGTCGAAGTACCTGGATAAACTCAGCAACGGTAGATTCACAACGATTAGGCTGGGTATCGTTAGGCCTAGGTATAGGGAGGTCTTTATACATAGTGGTGGTGCTGTGGTTGCGAAGGCTAGGATTGTGAATGTCTCGTATAAGAGGATTTCCGACCTGACTGATGATGATGCTGTTATGGATGGTTTTACGAGTAGGCAAGTCTTAATTGATGAATTGAGGAGAATTTACGACGATGTTTCCGATGACGATTGGGTCACAATACTAATGCTCGAGGTCACCAGAATGATTGGGTATAGGGATGATGACTCCGTTGGGCTTAGCCCAGTTGATATTGCCAGGTTTGCGCTTAGGTATAACGTGCCCATGAACGAGGAGGAGAGGAGGATACTCCAGGAATTAATCAATGAGGGTAGTATTCGTAGGGCAGCAATTAAGTTGTTCGGTTCCTTTAAGGGCAGGGTAATAATCAGGAGAATCGTGAGAAGAGCACTTAAGCACTTAGTTAATATGGGCGTTTTGAATGATCATTAG
- a CDS encoding ATP cone domain-containing protein: MVNRVIKRDGSEENFVIEKIVVSILKAGAPIDAARRIARKVECQFMDVDKVTAKDLTKAILTELKKANEEWYRNWVVFDRAVKRRLTETELG; this comes from the coding sequence ATGGTTAACAGGGTCATTAAGAGAGACGGCTCTGAGGAGAACTTTGTAATTGAGAAGATCGTGGTCAGCATTCTCAAGGCCGGCGCACCAATAGACGCGGCCAGGAGGATAGCCAGGAAGGTTGAGTGTCAATTCATGGATGTAGATAAGGTAACCGCCAAGGACCTAACCAAGGCGATACTTACGGAACTTAAGAAGGCCAATGAGGAGTGGTATAGGAACTGGGTGGTTTTCGATAGGGCAGTGAAGCGTAGACTAACTGAAACGGAATTAGGTTAG
- a CDS encoding Clp1/GlmU family protein, translated as MEIHTVGPSEFLSIDGPANIKVIDGKLYVLGVEYGPGSAFTVMRGRRIIAKSLGNGKIEVVLGPEGNLERISGDDEVIDVWDRALAAIPLRNSIVVVLGAMDVGKTTVTTILVNKGVREGLKVGVIDGDPGQNDIGPPTTISSAVADNLITHLTQLRGLKSVFVKTTSIEHVWNYVLNSITKLVNDLRQNYGVDTVIINTDGWISDTTAIGFKLEIIRRVNANYVVVIKRGNEVDELINKLTGIVENPIIIPSSPNARIRDRDDRKIRREMGYSKYLMPSRDLSINLREKPIINLPLYSGLTYDRSMLRLIRRSLNLPLYYVEQWGNVAIAIGNTKEFHARSLGGVSVAVLPMNWERGLLIALEDENHYLLSLGMLRRIYYNTGKAVISIPRTFNYENAISHIRLGMIRVNDNYEEVEKVLYINRLESLLSSSRRA; from the coding sequence GTGGAAATACACACAGTGGGACCCAGCGAGTTCCTGAGCATTGATGGACCCGCCAACATAAAGGTAATTGATGGCAAGTTGTATGTATTGGGTGTTGAATACGGGCCAGGGAGCGCATTTACCGTAATGAGGGGCAGGAGGATAATAGCAAAGTCATTAGGTAATGGCAAGATAGAGGTCGTACTTGGTCCAGAGGGTAACCTCGAACGAATAAGCGGCGATGACGAAGTTATAGATGTTTGGGATAGGGCCTTGGCTGCAATACCGCTTAGGAACTCCATAGTAGTGGTGCTTGGTGCAATGGATGTTGGTAAGACCACCGTAACCACGATACTCGTTAATAAGGGCGTAAGAGAAGGACTCAAGGTAGGTGTAATTGATGGAGACCCAGGTCAGAATGACATTGGGCCGCCAACCACGATTTCATCGGCCGTTGCAGACAATCTCATAACCCACCTAACCCAGTTAAGGGGTTTGAAGTCAGTCTTTGTTAAGACAACGAGTATAGAGCATGTTTGGAATTACGTATTGAACTCCATCACTAAGTTGGTTAATGATCTTAGGCAGAATTACGGTGTCGACACCGTGATAATAAATACCGATGGATGGATCTCCGATACAACGGCCATAGGGTTCAAGCTTGAGATCATTAGAAGGGTGAACGCTAATTACGTGGTTGTTATTAAGCGGGGTAATGAAGTTGATGAATTAATCAATAAGTTGACCGGGATCGTTGAGAACCCCATTATAATACCGTCATCACCCAATGCCAGGATTAGGGATAGAGATGATAGGAAGATACGTAGGGAGATGGGTTATAGTAAGTATCTAATGCCATCAAGGGATCTAAGCATAAACCTCAGGGAGAAACCAATCATAAACCTACCACTATACAGTGGGTTAACCTACGATAGATCCATGCTTCGCCTAATCAGGAGGAGCCTCAACCTGCCTTTGTATTATGTTGAGCAATGGGGTAACGTGGCCATAGCCATAGGCAACACCAAGGAGTTTCATGCCAGGAGCCTAGGCGGTGTCAGTGTGGCGGTACTACCCATGAATTGGGAGAGAGGCTTATTGATCGCCCTGGAGGATGAGAACCATTACCTACTATCGCTGGGTATGCTACGAAGAATCTACTATAATACAGGCAAGGCGGTAATATCAATACCCAGGACCTTTAACTACGAGAATGCAATCAGCCACATTAGGCTTGGCATGATCAGGGTTAATGATAATTACGAGGAAGTTGAGAAGGTCCTGTATATTAATAGACTTGAATCCCTACTATCCAGCAGTAGACGCGCATAG